In a genomic window of Glaciimonas sp. PCH181:
- a CDS encoding ATP-binding cassette domain-containing protein produces MRGIKPLLDKVDITLNPGDKIGLIGANGAGKSSLFGLLRGELHADAGEIDFPTKWRMAYVAQETPALDRPALEYAIDGDVTLRRLEEELAFLESEPESAANGTLIGELYSALADADAYTVRSRGEQLLTGLGFSMAQMQEPVASFSGGWRMRLNLAQALMCPSDLLLLDEPTNHLDLDAIIWLEDWLKRYTGTLIIISHDRDFLDGVVNVIVHIDERKLKRYTGNYSSFERQRAAQMILAAGALEKQTRQRAHLESFISRFKAQASKARQAQSRMKALAKMEELAPLRAAAEFSFEFREPLSAPNPLLVMEDVSAGYRIESETSHEVTEKVIVAGINFSLQIGQRIGLLGVNGAGKSTFIKTIAEELKPLRGDAQFGKGLSIGYFAQHQVEMLRHDESPLWHLGKIAPTTREQELRNFLGSFNFNGPMVTSSIAPFSGGEKARLALALIVWQRPNLLLLDEPTNHLDLETREALTMALAQFEGTLVLVSHDRHLLRATTDQFIIVADGKVEPFDGDLDDYKDWLFKTKLAAKNNSKDAGLPKATQTVKIASAVAPAATAVDTADRREQKRQDADARQKLAALKKPIESRIKRLDEQMAKRTAQKATVDTHLANPEIYDKDKKKELTTLLTDQAFYAKELAQLEVEWLEQQEALEQLGS; encoded by the coding sequence ATGCGCGGCATCAAGCCGCTGCTCGACAAAGTCGATATCACGCTCAATCCTGGCGACAAAATCGGTCTGATCGGCGCTAACGGCGCGGGTAAATCCAGTCTATTCGGACTATTGCGCGGCGAACTGCACGCCGATGCAGGCGAAATCGACTTCCCGACTAAATGGCGCATGGCCTATGTCGCGCAGGAAACCCCTGCCCTCGACCGTCCAGCGCTGGAATACGCAATTGATGGCGATGTCACACTGCGCCGTCTCGAAGAAGAATTAGCTTTTCTGGAAAGCGAACCAGAAAGCGCCGCTAATGGCACACTAATTGGCGAGTTATACAGCGCACTGGCCGATGCCGACGCCTATACCGTGCGCTCACGCGGTGAGCAATTGCTTACCGGTCTTGGCTTCTCGATGGCCCAGATGCAAGAACCCGTCGCCAGTTTTTCTGGTGGTTGGCGAATGCGTTTGAATCTGGCCCAGGCTTTGATGTGCCCTTCCGATTTGCTGCTGCTGGATGAGCCAACCAACCATTTGGATCTGGACGCAATTATCTGGCTGGAAGACTGGCTCAAGCGCTATACCGGCACCCTTATCATTATTTCGCATGATCGCGACTTCCTGGACGGCGTCGTCAATGTCATCGTACATATCGACGAGCGCAAGCTGAAACGTTATACGGGTAATTACTCGTCATTTGAACGCCAACGCGCTGCGCAAATGATTCTGGCTGCCGGAGCACTAGAAAAACAAACCCGTCAACGGGCACATCTGGAATCCTTTATTAGCCGCTTTAAAGCGCAGGCCAGCAAAGCACGTCAGGCCCAAAGCCGGATGAAAGCACTGGCAAAGATGGAAGAACTGGCTCCGTTACGTGCGGCTGCCGAGTTTTCTTTTGAATTCCGCGAACCGCTGAGCGCGCCGAATCCACTGCTAGTCATGGAAGATGTCAGCGCCGGTTATCGCATTGAAAGCGAAACCAGCCACGAAGTTACCGAAAAGGTCATCGTCGCCGGCATTAATTTCTCTCTGCAAATCGGTCAGCGGATTGGTCTGCTGGGCGTCAACGGCGCGGGTAAATCAACCTTTATCAAAACCATTGCCGAAGAGCTCAAACCCCTGCGCGGCGATGCGCAGTTTGGTAAAGGTCTGTCTATCGGTTATTTCGCCCAGCATCAAGTTGAAATGCTGCGTCATGACGAGTCGCCGCTCTGGCATCTAGGCAAAATTGCCCCGACGACGCGCGAGCAAGAACTTCGCAATTTCCTCGGCAGTTTCAACTTTAACGGCCCGATGGTGACTAGCTCCATCGCGCCGTTCTCCGGTGGTGAAAAAGCGCGTCTGGCGTTAGCGCTGATCGTCTGGCAACGTCCTAACTTGCTGCTGCTGGATGAGCCGACCAACCATTTGGATCTGGAAACGCGCGAAGCCCTGACCATGGCGCTGGCGCAGTTTGAAGGCACGCTGGTACTGGTATCGCATGATCGTCACTTGTTGCGCGCCACCACCGACCAATTCATTATTGTGGCCGATGGCAAAGTCGAACCGTTCGACGGCGATCTTGATGACTATAAAGATTGGCTATTCAAGACAAAACTTGCCGCCAAGAACAATAGCAAAGATGCCGGACTGCCGAAAGCGACCCAAACGGTAAAAATTGCCAGCGCAGTCGCACCAGCGGCAACAGCTGTCGATACCGCAGACCGCCGGGAACAAAAACGTCAGGATGCCGACGCTCGCCAAAAACTGGCAGCGCTGAAAAAGCCGATTGAGTCACGCATCAAGCGACTCGATGAACAAATGGCAAAGCGCACTGCGCAAAAAGCCACTGTTGATACACATCTGGCTAATCCGGAAATCTATGACAAGGATAAAAAGAAAGAACTCACAACATTGTTGACCGACCAAGCGTTTTACGCGAAGGAACTGGCACAACTGGAGGTGGAATGGCTAGAGCAACAGGAAGCACTGGAACAGCTGGGAAGCTAG
- a CDS encoding Rossmann-like and DUF2520 domain-containing protein, with amino-acid sequence MARATGSTGTAGKLVISANNGNDGKDCPAIDAIATPNDDSSASRQDVSLTAILPTLTIIGCGKVGKTLARLWKARQIFQLYDVLNRSDSSAQQACEFIGDGRAVTSFAALRPTDIYLIAASDDHIPACCAALAATGKLNPNSIVFHCSGALSSLALSAAAEQGAAVASIHPIRSFADPQQVVADFAGTYCGSEGDPAALAVLTQAFDAIGARCVAIQRDNKVVYHAAAVFASNYLVTLIDVARQAYVEAGLPADVALQLIAPLLTESAANAFRLGPATALTGPIARGDTATVTRQHAALQEWNPEVAALYSQFAVLTQQLAQKKT; translated from the coding sequence ATGGCTAGAGCAACAGGAAGCACTGGAACAGCTGGGAAGCTAGTTATTAGTGCGAATAACGGCAACGATGGCAAAGATTGCCCTGCGATTGATGCCATCGCCACACCCAATGACGATAGCAGCGCGTCTAGGCAGGATGTAAGCCTTACCGCCATCCTGCCTACGCTTACCATCATCGGTTGCGGAAAAGTCGGCAAAACATTGGCGCGGCTATGGAAAGCGCGCCAGATTTTCCAGTTATACGATGTACTAAATCGCTCCGACAGCAGCGCACAGCAAGCCTGCGAATTCATTGGAGATGGCCGCGCAGTCACCTCTTTCGCCGCGTTGCGCCCAACGGATATTTATCTGATTGCCGCCAGCGATGACCACATTCCCGCATGTTGCGCCGCGCTGGCCGCGACCGGCAAACTTAACCCCAATAGCATCGTCTTTCATTGCAGCGGCGCCTTGTCTTCTCTGGCACTAAGCGCAGCCGCCGAACAAGGTGCGGCCGTTGCCAGCATCCATCCGATCCGTAGTTTTGCCGATCCGCAGCAAGTCGTCGCAGACTTTGCTGGCACTTATTGCGGCAGTGAGGGTGATCCTGCGGCCCTCGCCGTTCTGACACAAGCCTTCGACGCCATCGGCGCGCGCTGCGTCGCCATCCAACGCGACAACAAAGTTGTGTATCACGCTGCGGCAGTATTCGCATCCAACTATCTCGTCACGCTGATCGACGTTGCACGCCAGGCCTATGTAGAAGCGGGGCTACCAGCAGATGTTGCGCTTCAACTGATCGCGCCATTACTGACCGAGAGTGCCGCAAATGCGTTCCGGTTAGGCCCGGCAACTGCGCTCACCGGGCCAATCGCGCGCGGCGATACGGCGACTGTGACGCGCCAACATGCGGCGCTTCAAGAATGGAATCCCGAGGTTGCGGCTTTATATAGCCAGTTTGCCGTCCTGACGCAGCAACTGGCGCAGAAGAAGACATAA
- a CDS encoding cystine ABC transporter substrate-binding protein, producing the protein MASLTHATLSKIAAAVLISSIAVSAFAADLLDTVKTRGTLKVAMEGNYPPFNFKDPKTGQLTGFEVDVANLIAAKLGVKTEFTTTEWSGILAGLGAGKYDVILNQVGITDERKKAFDFSIPYTISSAQLIIRKDEKRNFASLEDLKGKKLGLGQGTNFEQKAKAVPGIDVKTYPGSPEYLSDLATGRIDAALNDSLLVGYLLKNTTLPLKAGAPIGTIDKIGIPFQKGNPKFQAALDKAIEDILKDGSFKKVSIKWFGIDVSQPPTAK; encoded by the coding sequence ATGGCCTCTCTAACACACGCGACATTATCCAAAATCGCCGCAGCAGTGCTGATTTCCAGCATCGCCGTCAGCGCTTTTGCCGCCGATCTTCTCGACACGGTAAAAACGCGTGGCACCCTTAAAGTGGCGATGGAAGGCAACTATCCTCCCTTCAACTTCAAAGACCCTAAAACTGGCCAACTGACTGGTTTTGAAGTCGATGTCGCTAATTTGATCGCTGCAAAGTTAGGCGTTAAAACCGAATTCACCACGACTGAGTGGAGCGGGATTCTAGCCGGCTTAGGCGCTGGCAAATACGACGTCATTCTGAATCAGGTCGGCATTACCGATGAGCGTAAAAAAGCCTTCGATTTCTCCATTCCTTACACTATCTCCAGCGCGCAGTTGATCATTCGTAAAGATGAAAAACGCAACTTTGCTAGTCTGGAAGACTTAAAGGGTAAAAAACTGGGACTCGGTCAGGGAACCAACTTTGAGCAAAAAGCCAAAGCAGTTCCGGGAATTGATGTCAAAACATATCCTGGCTCGCCAGAGTATTTGTCTGACCTTGCAACCGGCCGCATTGACGCGGCGTTGAACGACAGCTTGCTAGTCGGCTATTTGCTGAAAAATACAACGCTGCCATTAAAAGCAGGCGCACCGATCGGCACCATCGATAAAATTGGGATTCCTTTCCAAAAAGGTAATCCTAAATTCCAGGCCGCGCTGGACAAAGCAATTGAAGACATACTGAAAGACGGCAGCTTCAAAAAAGTCTCGATTAAATGGTTTGGCATCGATGTCAGCCAACCGCCAACCGCGAAGTAA
- a CDS encoding amino acid ABC transporter permease produces MELLELLQQALPTLLKGVGYTLIFAVSSMLGGLLLGFPLAVARILPSRICQWPATIYVSMMRGTPLLVQIFVIYYGLPSIGVNFSPLTAGILALSLNSAAYLSESLRGAISGVNEGQWAASYSIGLTYWQTLRYIVVPQAIRIAVPSMSNTLISLIKDTSLVSVITVTELMLATKEVIAVTFRPLPLYLAAAALYWCLSICFERLQSRLEKKLGQAHQTN; encoded by the coding sequence ATGGAATTACTGGAATTGCTACAGCAGGCGCTGCCAACCTTGCTGAAAGGCGTTGGCTACACCCTTATCTTTGCGGTGTCGTCAATGCTAGGCGGCTTGCTGCTGGGCTTTCCACTGGCGGTAGCACGGATTCTGCCCTCGCGCATCTGTCAATGGCCCGCTACCATCTACGTCAGCATGATGCGCGGTACACCGTTGCTGGTACAAATTTTTGTTATTTATTACGGATTGCCGAGTATTGGCGTCAATTTTTCGCCGCTGACCGCAGGTATTCTGGCGCTTAGTCTGAACTCAGCCGCCTACCTGTCAGAAAGTCTGCGTGGTGCGATTAGCGGCGTCAATGAGGGGCAATGGGCCGCAAGCTACAGTATCGGCCTGACCTATTGGCAAACCCTGCGCTACATCGTCGTGCCGCAAGCGATACGGATCGCGGTGCCGTCCATGAGCAATACTTTAATCAGTCTGATTAAAGATACCTCGCTGGTATCGGTCATCACGGTCACAGAACTGATGCTGGCAACCAAAGAAGTCATCGCGGTGACATTTCGCCCTCTACCGCTCTATTTGGCCGCAGCAGCGCTGTATTGGTGCTTAAGCATTTGTTTTGAACGCCTGCAAAGCCGTCTTGAGAAAAAACTCGGTCAGGCCCATCAGACTAACTAA
- a CDS encoding ferritin-like domain-containing protein, with amino-acid sequence MTTSREDESHNEQQRAPHWTIADLAFSTIDIEKTRSDENLFYLAACASFVESGSDLYTQNLIAYYGDDPEIADWLTHHWEVEELQHGNALQAYIAHVWPEFNWTLAYNDFLEEYSKYCKVELLEPSKALEMVARCVVETGTATFYQALARSTDEPVMRDLASRIANDEVNHYKHFFRYFRRLRQKEGLSRRHIFGALSRRTLEMKTEDTACALRHVLKFRSPELADDPVRIKEISTMMNATVRTNLRADMTIKMMMRPLDLPPVIQTIVAYPVTQIMNRVFLR; translated from the coding sequence ATGACAACATCCCGCGAGGACGAATCACACAACGAACAACAACGCGCCCCGCATTGGACCATAGCTGATCTGGCATTTTCGACTATCGACATTGAAAAAACCCGATCCGATGAAAATCTATTTTATCTGGCAGCATGTGCATCGTTCGTTGAAAGCGGCTCAGATTTATACACGCAAAATCTGATTGCCTATTACGGGGATGACCCGGAAATTGCCGATTGGCTCACACACCACTGGGAAGTGGAAGAGTTGCAACACGGCAATGCATTACAAGCCTATATCGCGCACGTATGGCCAGAGTTCAACTGGACGCTGGCCTATAACGACTTTCTGGAGGAGTATTCCAAGTATTGCAAGGTTGAGCTCCTGGAGCCAAGTAAAGCGCTCGAAATGGTCGCCCGCTGCGTTGTCGAAACCGGCACCGCGACTTTCTATCAGGCGCTAGCCCGCAGCACCGACGAACCCGTCATGCGCGACCTTGCCAGCCGCATCGCCAATGACGAAGTCAATCATTACAAACACTTCTTCCGCTATTTCCGTCGTCTACGCCAAAAAGAAGGTCTCAGCCGTCGCCATATTTTCGGCGCACTGAGTCGTCGCACGCTGGAAATGAAAACCGAAGACACCGCCTGCGCTTTACGCCACGTCCTCAAATTTCGCTCCCCCGAACTAGCAGACGATCCGGTGCGAATAAAAGAAATCAGCACGATGATGAACGCCACCGTGCGCACCAATTTACGCGCCGATATGACGATCAAAATGATGATGCGCCCACTCGATTTACCGCCAGTGATTCAGACCATCGTGGCTTATCCGGTGACACAAATAATGAACCGCGTATTTTTACGCTGA
- the urtA gene encoding urea ABC transporter substrate-binding protein → MSRRTVLKATALGAFALAAAAWLPAAFAADTIKVGILHSLSGTMAISETSLKDVALMTIAEINAHGGVLGKQLEPVVVDPASNWPLFAEKARQLISQDKVAVVFGCWTSVSRKSVLPVFKETNSLLFYPVQYEGEELEKNVFYTGAAPNQQAIPAVEYLISKEGGSAKRFVLLGTDYVYPRTTNKILRAFLHSKGVKDSDIDEVYTPFGHSDYQTIVANIKKFSAGGKTAVISTINGDSNVPFYKELGNAGLKATDVPVVAFSVGEEELRGVDAKPLVGHLAAWNYFESVKNPTNTAFIKKWKAYAVANKLPNANTVVTNDPMEATYVGIYMWKQAVEKAKSTDTDKVIAAMAGQKFKAPSGYELEMDATNHHLHKPVMIAEIKADGQFNVVNKTKTTIRAQPWSPYIVGNESKQKL, encoded by the coding sequence ATGTCACGTCGCACCGTTTTGAAAGCTACCGCGCTAGGCGCATTTGCACTTGCCGCCGCAGCCTGGCTCCCAGCAGCCTTTGCCGCCGACACCATCAAGGTCGGGATTCTGCACTCGCTATCCGGCACCATGGCCATCTCTGAAACATCATTAAAAGACGTCGCTTTGATGACCATTGCAGAAATCAATGCACATGGCGGCGTTCTGGGTAAACAACTCGAGCCAGTCGTCGTTGACCCAGCCTCCAACTGGCCGTTGTTCGCCGAAAAAGCACGTCAATTAATCTCGCAAGACAAGGTTGCCGTTGTATTCGGTTGCTGGACTTCGGTCTCGCGTAAATCAGTTTTGCCAGTATTCAAAGAAACCAACAGCCTGCTGTTCTATCCAGTGCAATACGAAGGTGAAGAACTGGAAAAAAATGTCTTCTACACCGGCGCAGCACCAAATCAGCAAGCGATTCCGGCAGTTGAGTATCTGATATCAAAAGAAGGCGGCAGCGCCAAACGTTTTGTGTTGCTGGGAACCGACTACGTTTATCCACGCACAACCAACAAAATCCTGCGCGCCTTCTTGCATAGCAAGGGCGTAAAAGATAGCGATATCGACGAAGTTTACACACCGTTTGGTCATTCCGACTATCAAACCATCGTTGCCAATATCAAGAAGTTTTCAGCAGGCGGCAAAACGGCTGTGATCTCGACCATCAATGGCGATTCAAACGTCCCGTTCTACAAAGAATTGGGCAACGCCGGACTGAAAGCGACTGACGTTCCAGTCGTCGCCTTCTCTGTCGGCGAAGAAGAGCTGCGCGGCGTTGATGCAAAACCGTTGGTTGGTCATCTGGCAGCTTGGAACTACTTTGAATCGGTCAAAAATCCGACTAACACAGCCTTCATCAAAAAGTGGAAAGCCTACGCAGTTGCTAACAAATTACCAAACGCCAACACAGTCGTAACCAACGATCCGATGGAAGCGACGTATGTCGGCATCTACATGTGGAAGCAAGCAGTAGAAAAAGCTAAGTCGACCGATACCGACAAAGTCATTGCTGCGATGGCAGGTCAAAAATTCAAAGCGCCTTCAGGCTACGAATTGGAAATGGATGCGACTAACCACCATTTGCACAAACCAGTAATGATTGCCGAAATCAAGGCTGATGGTCAGTTCAACGTCGTCAACAAGACTAAGACGACCATCCGTGCGCAACCGTGGAGCCCGTACATCGTCGGTAACGAAAGCAAGCAAAAGCTGTAA
- the urtB gene encoding urea ABC transporter permease subunit UrtB produces the protein MTSLSKIFGIVLVAGLSFQAINATAAIDTALLAPLASEDADARIAAVNKIAALANPDATKILNALNTDALYARPNGEILIVDDSKTDNPAFYPATDKSGPTPDDAEGISVNNRLRGVVEGALSGLKLFSVDRKQRMDAATALLKTADPGQIPLINKALQKENDPDIQATLQQVIATANLHATDPALRKAAIKTLATSTNANIKPALQNLLEKNPDGSFIEPDAAIRIEVVRTLGALNRQLATTEFIGKVFYGISLGSVLLLAALGLAITFGLMGIINMAHGEMLMIGAYTTYVCQLLFRKFLPGALDAYLIVALPAAFIVTAAVGIAIERAILRWLYGRPLETLLCTWGISLMLMQAVRSIFGAQNVEVANPSWMSGGVTVLGSLVLSYNRIVIIFFAIFVVAAVWLILNKTRLGLFVRAVMQNRRMAACVGVATDKIDMMTFGLGCGIAGLGGVALSQLGNVGPDLGQGYIVDSFMVVVLGGVGQLAGTVIAALGLGEVNKFLEPVAGAVLAKIAILVFIIVFIQKRPQGLFALKGRSVE, from the coding sequence ATGACCTCTCTCTCCAAAATATTCGGCATTGTGCTGGTTGCTGGCCTGTCTTTCCAAGCCATCAACGCCACCGCAGCGATCGACACCGCGCTGCTCGCCCCGCTAGCCTCCGAAGATGCCGATGCGCGTATCGCCGCCGTGAATAAAATTGCAGCGCTAGCCAACCCCGATGCCACCAAAATTCTCAACGCGCTCAATACCGATGCGCTGTACGCCAGACCCAATGGCGAGATTCTGATCGTTGACGACAGCAAGACCGATAACCCAGCCTTCTACCCTGCAACCGATAAGTCAGGTCCCACGCCGGATGACGCCGAAGGTATCAGCGTCAATAACCGTTTGCGCGGCGTTGTAGAAGGCGCGCTCTCCGGCCTGAAACTATTTTCTGTCGACCGCAAACAACGCATGGACGCCGCCACCGCGTTACTCAAGACCGCTGATCCGGGCCAAATTCCGCTGATCAACAAGGCGCTGCAAAAAGAAAACGACCCTGATATTCAGGCGACGCTGCAACAGGTTATCGCCACCGCCAATCTCCACGCGACCGATCCGGCCTTGCGCAAAGCCGCCATCAAGACGCTGGCAACCAGCACCAACGCCAACATCAAACCGGCCTTGCAAAACTTGCTGGAAAAGAATCCCGACGGCAGTTTCATCGAGCCAGACGCCGCGATCCGAATCGAAGTCGTGCGGACTCTGGGCGCATTGAATCGCCAGCTAGCCACCACCGAATTCATCGGAAAAGTGTTTTACGGCATCTCGCTCGGCAGCGTTTTATTGCTGGCTGCACTGGGACTGGCGATCACCTTTGGGCTGATGGGCATCATCAATATGGCGCACGGCGAAATGCTGATGATTGGCGCTTACACTACTTACGTTTGCCAATTATTGTTCCGCAAATTTCTACCGGGCGCGTTGGATGCCTATCTCATCGTCGCGTTGCCCGCCGCATTCATCGTCACCGCAGCAGTCGGGATCGCAATCGAACGCGCCATTCTGCGCTGGTTATACGGACGGCCACTAGAAACCTTGTTGTGCACTTGGGGTATCAGCCTGATGTTGATGCAAGCCGTGCGTTCGATTTTCGGTGCGCAAAATGTCGAAGTCGCTAACCCTTCATGGATGTCTGGCGGTGTCACAGTACTCGGCTCACTCGTACTTTCCTATAACCGCATCGTGATTATTTTCTTCGCCATTTTTGTCGTCGCTGCGGTCTGGCTAATCCTGAACAAAACCCGACTCGGCTTGTTTGTCCGCGCCGTGATGCAGAACCGCCGCATGGCCGCCTGCGTCGGTGTCGCCACTGACAAGATCGACATGATGACCTTTGGCCTCGGCTGCGGTATTGCAGGCTTGGGCGGCGTCGCGCTATCCCAGCTCGGCAACGTCGGTCCTGATCTGGGCCAAGGCTATATCGTCGATTCGTTCATGGTAGTTGTGCTGGGCGGCGTCGGGCAGTTGGCTGGCACCGTGATCGCAGCACTCGGTCTGGGCGAAGTGAATAAGTTTCTGGAACCGGTGGCTGGCGCAGTATTAGCCAAAATCGCGATTCTGGTATTCATTATCGTCTTCATTCAAAAACGTCCGCAGGGCTTGTTTGCACTGAAAGGCAGAAGCGTCGAATGA
- the urtC gene encoding urea ABC transporter permease subunit UrtC, which produces MPAKPALFSRPAWIGIVLCGIVLCLLPILNLSFPDGHALHISSYTVALIAKFMCYAMAAMALDLVWGYAGILSLGHGVFFALGGYAHGMYLMRAIGRDGVYQSNLPDFMVFLDWKTYPWFWSLTDNFWYCMALVVLVPGVLAFVFGFFAFRSRIKGVYFSIITQAMTFAFMLLFFRNNTGFGGNNGFTDFKRILGYSITAPTTKAALYLMTFLFLFGTLLLCRWIVNSRLGRVLQAVRDSESRLMFIGYNPLWFKLFVWTLSAVLCGIAGALYVPQVGIINPSEMSPANSIEMVIWAAVGGRGTLIGPIVGAFTVNGLKSWLTGAFPELWLYALGLIFICVTLFMPQGIVGVASKLKQKFSTKSSTNQESV; this is translated from the coding sequence ATGCCAGCCAAGCCAGCGCTATTCTCACGTCCAGCGTGGATCGGGATTGTTCTGTGCGGCATCGTTTTATGCCTGCTGCCAATACTCAATTTGAGTTTTCCGGATGGACATGCGCTGCATATTTCCAGCTATACCGTAGCGCTGATCGCCAAATTCATGTGCTACGCGATGGCAGCGATGGCGCTTGATCTGGTGTGGGGTTACGCAGGGATTTTATCGCTCGGACACGGCGTATTTTTCGCGCTCGGCGGCTATGCGCATGGCATGTATCTGATGCGCGCAATTGGTCGCGATGGCGTGTATCAAAGCAATTTGCCTGACTTCATGGTTTTCCTCGATTGGAAAACGTATCCGTGGTTCTGGTCGCTGACCGATAATTTCTGGTATTGCATGGCGCTGGTGGTATTGGTGCCCGGCGTGCTGGCATTCGTCTTCGGGTTTTTTGCATTCCGTTCGCGGATCAAGGGCGTGTATTTTTCGATCATTACCCAAGCGATGACCTTTGCGTTCATGTTGCTGTTTTTCCGCAATAATACTGGCTTCGGCGGCAACAACGGCTTCACCGACTTCAAACGAATTCTGGGCTATTCGATCACAGCGCCGACTACCAAAGCCGCACTGTATCTGATGACGTTTCTGTTTTTATTTGGGACGTTATTGCTGTGCCGCTGGATCGTCAATTCACGCCTTGGCCGCGTACTGCAAGCGGTGCGTGATTCAGAATCGCGCCTGATGTTTATCGGCTACAACCCGTTGTGGTTCAAGCTGTTTGTCTGGACCTTATCAGCAGTCCTGTGCGGCATCGCCGGGGCCTTGTATGTGCCGCAAGTCGGGATTATCAACCCGTCCGAAATGTCGCCCGCCAATTCAATTGAAATGGTGATCTGGGCAGCAGTCGGCGGGCGTGGCACGTTGATCGGTCCTATCGTCGGCGCGTTCACGGTGAACGGCCTGAAAAGCTGGCTGACCGGTGCATTCCCCGAACTATGGCTGTATGCGTTAGGGCTGATCTTTATTTGTGTGACATTGTTCATGCCGCAAGGAATCGTTGGCGTCGCTAGCAAACTGAAGCAAAAATTCAGCACAAAATCCAGCACCAACCAGGAGTCCGTATGA
- the urtD gene encoding urea ABC transporter ATP-binding protein UrtD produces MSELYNPHQPSSIVDNGQHADHGTSYARLKSDGVDTTHGAILYLENITVSFDGFKALNNLNLDISVGELRCIIGPNGAGKTTMMDVITGKTRPTSGTAFFGQTIDLTQLTEYHIAHAGIGRKFQRPTVFEQHTVFENLELAMKMDKRVRITLFARLSSEQLGKIDEILKLIRLNGQENRLAGLLSHGQKQWLEIGMLLMQEPQLLLLDEPVAGMSDAETARTAELLNELRGKHSIVVVEHDMGFVTEIAQQGKVTVLHEGSVLAEGKMSEVQADERVIEVYLGR; encoded by the coding sequence ATGAGCGAGCTCTATAACCCGCATCAACCGTCCAGCATCGTCGACAACGGTCAGCATGCGGACCACGGCACATCCTACGCCCGCCTGAAATCGGACGGCGTGGATACTACCCACGGCGCGATTCTGTATCTGGAAAATATTACCGTTTCGTTCGATGGCTTCAAGGCGCTGAATAATCTGAATCTGGATATTTCAGTCGGTGAACTACGCTGCATCATCGGACCAAATGGCGCTGGCAAAACGACCATGATGGATGTGATTACCGGCAAAACCCGCCCGACATCCGGCACCGCATTTTTTGGCCAGACCATCGACCTGACCCAGCTGACCGAATATCACATCGCCCACGCTGGTATCGGCCGCAAATTTCAACGACCTACCGTGTTCGAACAGCACACGGTCTTTGAAAATCTGGAACTGGCGATGAAAATGGATAAACGCGTCCGTATCACGCTATTCGCCCGGTTATCTTCGGAACAGCTCGGCAAGATTGACGAAATTTTGAAACTGATCCGGCTAAACGGTCAGGAAAACCGACTTGCAGGCTTGCTCTCCCACGGCCAGAAACAATGGCTGGAAATCGGCATGCTGCTGATGCAAGAACCGCAATTGCTGTTGCTAGATGAGCCGGTGGCCGGCATGTCTGACGCAGAAACTGCACGCACCGCCGAATTACTCAACGAATTACGCGGCAAACATTCCATCGTCGTGGTGGAGCATGACATGGGCTTCGTCACCGAAATCGCGCAGCAAGGCAAAGTCACGGTACTGCACGAAGGATCTGTACTGGCCGAAGGAAAAATGTCCGAAGTACAAGCCGACGAGCGCGTCATCGAAGTCTATTTAGGCCGCTGA